The nucleotide window GAAGACAAACTAGATGAAATTTTTGTCCCATTTACACAGGCTGATGGTTCATTGACTCGTAAATATGGAGGAGTTGGCTTGGGACTTTCAATCGTTAAAAAGTTACTTATTGCCATGGGAGGGACAATAACTGTAGAAAGCAACATTGACAAAGGGACTACTACTTGCATTGCCATTCCGTTTCAAACTAGCGAACCACCTATTTTAGACAACACCAATAATAACCATGTGTTACCGGAAATAAATTTAACAAAATTAAAGATACTTATCGCAGAGGATGACCCTATAAATCAATTAGCAACATCGAACTTTATCAAAAAAATTGGCCATTTTTCAAAATGCGTAAACGACGGGAAAGAAGCCATTGAAATTTTAAAATCTGAACACTTCGACTTAATACTAATGGACATACAAATGCCTAATCTAGATGGGGTTGAAACTACTTTAGCGATAAGAAGTTCTAATGAAAATTTTTCTAAAATTCCAATCATCGCCATAACAGCTCACGCAATGGCTGGTGATCGTGAATATTTTTTACGGAGCGGAATGAATGGCTATTTATCAAAACCATTAATAATCGAAGACCTCAACAATGTCATCAACCAGACTATCGCGAACGCAAACCGCCAAAGAGCAGACGAGGCATTGATCTATCCGCACAACGAAAAAAATTAACAAGCATTTCAGACTACACTAAAAAAAATGGAAAGCACAAGAACAATTCTTATCGTCGAAGACGACGTCATCAACAGAGTTGCACTTTGCCGTTTTCTCAGCAAACAAGGCTATGTTGTTCATCCAACAAAGGACGGCGACGAAGCCCTGGAAATATATGCCAAAAATAAATTCGACCTGATAATAATGGACCTTGTTATGCCAGGGATCGATGGCGCTGAAACAGCAAGGAAAATGCGGTTTATATCCAATAGCACGGATGGTGACTACCCACCGATCATTATAGTCACTGCCGTTGATCACCGCGCACAAAATTTAGAAAAGATATTCAGAGCAGGCGTCGACAGAGTTGTTCAAAAACCAATCGAACATGCCCAACTACTGGAGTGCATAGACGAACTGCTGTTGCCCCAAAAGCGCAACTAAAAATAACAAGCCCCTCCCCACGGACAAGAACGAGAAGGGGCTTCTACAATGAAACTAGCTAGTTTACTACTTCTTTTCCAAAACGATCCGCCCTTCTTCCAGGCACGACACCTTGAACTCGTCGCCCACGGTGAAGCCATAGTTCACCATAAGGGTCGGGGACAGACGGAGTCCCATAGTCCCAAACTTGACGTTCCCAGAGACTGCCCGGTCCCCCATCCCTTCGATGGAGTAAAACTTCTCATCCATCTGCATCAGCTTCAAAAGATGGGCTTTCAAAGTAGTTTTGTTGATTCCAAACGCATCGATGATTTGCTGGGCAGTCTTCCCTTCGGTGATCATGGTGCGAAGTTTCACAGCTTCGAATTTCGATTCTTTTCCAGGCATGGGGATAGCTCCTTCGTTTTGATGTCGCAGTTTCGGATCAGAGCTTATAGCAAAAACAAAGGATGTCAACAGCACTATCCTCAAAGTCACGAACGATCGTTTTTAGCAAACGTTCATTTTGATCCTGAGAAGACGAATTTTTCGTTCCAGTAAAAACGAAGGAAAACACGCTTTTCTAAAAAGAATACCAGCGCCACTTTCTCTGGCGAATGCGCTATAAATCAAAAAATGCAGCTTCCTGCATCGCATAACGTCCTGGGATATCGATAGTTTCTCTCAGAACACATTCCAGCCCCGTCTCCCCTGCCCCGGGCCAGCCCATCCCCCCGGACACCCCTCCCCTGCTCTCTACCGGCCCCGTCCTGGGGTTTTCCCATCTGGGCCTTCCCCTTTGGCCCGGCAGTCCCGAAACCTCAGGAAATCCCAGCCTCGGCCCAATGTCCGATTTCCATAGGGCTATTCCCAAATTCCCTCAAGCTCCCGTGACCGCCT belongs to Solidesulfovibrio sp. and includes:
- a CDS encoding ArsR family transcriptional regulator, with product MPGKESKFEAVKLRTMITEGKTAQQIIDAFGINKTTLKAHLLKLMQMDEKFYSIEGMGDRAVSGNVKFGTMGLRLSPTLMVNYGFTVGDEFKVSCLEEGRIVLEKK
- a CDS encoding response regulator, with protein sequence MESTRTILIVEDDVINRVALCRFLSKQGYVVHPTKDGDEALEIYAKNKFDLIIMDLVMPGIDGAETARKMRFISNSTDGDYPPIIIVTAVDHRAQNLEKIFRAGVDRVVQKPIEHAQLLECIDELLLPQKRN